In Aegilops tauschii subsp. strangulata cultivar AL8/78 chromosome 3, Aet v6.0, whole genome shotgun sequence, one genomic interval encodes:
- the LOC109738531 gene encoding uncharacterized protein, whose protein sequence is MATIMAARGQGLEQDFDFFVVVDFEATCVKDARIFPQEIIEFPAVLVDGATGRIESAFRRYVRPKHHPVLTQFCRELTGIRQEDVDGGVDLGEALWLHDAWLKAATAGAGNKRSVRLAVVTWGDWDCRTMLEFECRFKGIEKPSYFDQWINLRVPFQAALGGGGRVNLQEAVRAAGLDWEGRLHCGLDDARNTARLLAELMRRGVKITITGSLAAPPPPMQKQPARTSPCGGSPALASAPPPIQQQPARTGPFGGSFALVPAPIQQKQQPPQPYMISPCGGSSATCLCYCGLASRGDVMHGKCFSGCASWSPAMGPVPPYFAWSN, encoded by the coding sequence ATGGCGACGATCATGGCGGCGCGCGGGCAGGGACTGGAGCAAGATTTCGATTTCTTCGTGGTGGTCGACTTCGAGGCGACGTGCGTGAAAGACGCGCGGATCTTCCCGCAAGAAATCATCGAGTTCCCCGCGGTGCTCGTCGACGGTGCTACCGGCCGCATCGAGTCTGCCTTTCGCAGGTACGTTCGTCCCAAACATCACCCTGTGCTGACCCAGTTTTGCAGGGAACTCACCGGCATCCGGCAGGAGGACGTCGACGGCGGAGTGGATCTCGGCGAGGCGCTCTGGCTGCACGACGCTTGGTTGAAGGCAGCGACGGCGGGGGCAGGGAACAAGAGGAGCGTCCGCTTGGCCGTCGTGACCTGGGGCGACTGGGACTGCCGCACCATGCTCGAGTTCGAGTGCCGCTTCAAGGGCATCGAGAAGCCCTCCTACTTCGATCAGTGGATCAATCTGAGAGTCCCCTTCCAGGCGGCGCTCGGCGGCGGAGGGCGGGTCAACCTGCAGGAAGCGGTCCGGGCGGCGGGGCTGGACTGGGAGGGCCGCCTGCACTGCGGGCTGGACGACGCGCGCAACACCGCGCGGCTGCTAGCTGAGCTCATGCGGCGCGGGGTCAAGATCACCATCACCGGCTCGCtggcggcgccgccgccgccgatgcaGAAGCAGCCGGCTCGCACAAGCCCTTGCGGTGGCTCACCGGCGCTGGCGTCGGCGCCGCCGCCGATCCAGCAGCAGCCGGCTCGCACAGGCCCTTTCGGTGGCTCGTTTGCGCTGGTGCCGGCGCCTATCCAGCAGAAGCAGCAGCCGCCGCAGCCTTACATGATCAGCCCCTGCGGTGGCTCCTCGGCGACGTGCTTGTGCTACTGCGGGCTGGCGAGCAGAGGAGACGTGATGCACGGGAAGTGCTTCTCGGGATGCGCTAGCTGGTCGCCGGCCATGGGACCCGTGCCCCCCTACTTCGCGTGGAGCAACTGA
- the LOC109738530 gene encoding WPP domain-associated protein isoform X2: MAESSDVPLSGTNGSAVVQAESLGVPLSDTNGSASAHGEESLDVPVSDMNGSATVQDECSSEGNELIIVDEMDSLWDDVNTMVDISTFVTYSVIKGFVKDAEQEIGQQLASKDEEITLLNQKLLQLGNGSLSLPEGRDRKYDEIYSIRQQLDAISKSLLNSEWGLLGSQYNSDGAEDVSKQRGKEQPCRNGTTKEDSPRVPPEEVFGDLSCLKHMDQDALIAHFNKEMNHMKRQHDKVVQEKTEEIFTLKRKLLKKEGSNPWHLRNNKEFEQIRKKIGEVMARLDGLLLENNKRTTSGIKAETFAGQHDKSNALDSEIQQIHCAATNNQVEACAFLIQASHTTPIEPDHAEKIGMLESDIEDARMATIIREEIEMIVLREFVNEIEIRLHGNEMEYNMKQDICSVIQNEAVAEAVLNLNSALLKFNEERSCSEAVSTLQRQEIEKLKRAVDSFSKVVREKEAYQIKLGAMKGHMDLLSHRLDLLTVRVDKQDSCISEKNKEFDMIASRLEQALQDVRQNEIISSELLDRFRNATDSLKEVEKQNQYLRNVIQDKEKIFTSTIYKEKEFKERMTSLVESMREFENLVTYQQTIIANKIQHSESRFCLLKDQCKHLTKEGNLLKRKALRYKEISETRGSNLQKAELEVDLLGDEVEALTDLLAKIYIALDHYSPVLQHYSGVMETLNMIRKHISTTK, translated from the exons ATGGCAGAGAGCTCGGATGTGCCACTCAGTGGCACCAATGGAAGTGCCGTTGTTCAGGCTGAGAGCTTGGGTGTGCCACTCAGTGACACCAACGGAAGTGCCAGTGCTCATGGTGAAGAGAGCTTGGATGTGCCAGTAAGTGACATGAATGGAAGTGCCACTGTTCAGGATGAATGTTCTTCGGAAGGAAATGAGTTAATCATCGTGGATGAGATGGACTCCTTGTGGGATGATGTAAATACCATGGTTGACATCTCAACATTCGTGACATACTCTGTCATCAAAGGGTTTGTAAAAGATGCAGAACAAGAAATAGGTCAGCAGCTTGCCTCCAAGGACGAAGAGATAACGTTGCTGAACCAAAAGCTGCTGCAGCTTGGAAATGGCAGCTTAAGTTTGCCTGAGGGTCGGGATAGAAAATATGATGAAATTTATAGTATTCGTCAACAGCTTGATGCGATTTCCAAGTCACTCTTGAATTCTGAGTGGGGGCTTTTGGGATCCCAGTATAACTCTGATGGTGCAGAAGATGTGAGTAAACAAAGAGGCAAGGAACAACCCTGTAGAAATGGTACAACAAAGGAAGACAGTCCTAGAGTCCCTCCTGAAGAGGTTTTTGGTGATCTGTCATGCCTGAAGCACATGGATCAGGATGCTTTGATAGCCCATTTTAATAAAGAGATGAATCATATGAAAAGGCAGCATGATAAGGTCGTGCAAGAGAAGACAGAAGAGATATTCACACTAAAGCGAAAACTGCTAAAAAAGGAAGGATCCAACCCATGGCATTTACGGAATAACAAAGAATTCGAGCAAATTAGAAAGAAAATCGGGGAAGTTATGGCAAGATTAGATGGCCTTCTCTTGGAGAATAATAAGAGAACCACTTCTGGCATCAAGGCAGAAACATTTGCTGGCCAACACGACAAGAGCAATGCTTTAGATTCTGAAATCCAGCAAATACATTGTGCTGCCACTAATAATCAAGTAGAAGCGTGTGCTTTTCTCATCCAGGCATCACACACTACACCCATAGAGCCAGATCATGCAGAGAAAATTGGAATGTTAGAATCTGATATTGAAGACGCCAGGATGGCAACCATCATTAGAGAAGAGATAGAGATGATTGTACTAAGAGAGTTCGTTAACGAAATAGAAATACGGTTGCATGGTAATGAGATGGAGTATAACATGAAGCAAGACATTTGTTCAGTCATTCAGAATGAAGCTGTAGCAGAAGCGGTGTTAAACCTCAACTCTGCATTGTTGaagttcaatgaggaaaggagctGCTCTGAAGCGGTATCGACTCTACAGAGGCAAGAGATTGAGAAACTGAAGCGAGCTGTTGACTCTTTCAGTAAAGTAGTGAGGGAAAAAGAGGCGTATCAGATCAAACTGGGAGCAATGAAGGGTCATATGGATTTATTATCCCATCGACTTGATTTACTTACAGTCAGAGTCGACAAGCAAGACTCTTGTATATCTGAAAAAAACAAGGAGTTTGATATGATTGCCAGCAGGCTGGAGCAAGCTCTGCAGGATGTACGTCAAAATGAGATCATTTCCAGTGAGTTGCTCGACAGATTTAGAAATGCTACAGACTCTCTAAAGGAGGTGGAGAAACAAAATCAATATTTACGTAACGTCATCCAAGATAAGGAGAAAATATTCACATCAACCATTTATAAAGAAAAGGAGTTCAAAGAACGCATGACAAGTCTTGTTGAATCTATGAGAGAGTTTGAGAATCTGGTTACATATCAACAAACTATCATTGCAAACAAAATTCAGCACAGTGAATCAAG GTTTTGTTTACTGAAAGACCAATGTAAACACCTCACGAAAGAAGGCAATCTTTTGAAAAGGAAGGCATTGCGATACAAGGAGATATCTGAGACAAGAGGCTCTAATCTTCAAAAGGCTGAGCTCGAG GTGGATTTACTTGGCGATGAGGTTGAGGCCTTAACGGATCTTCTTGCAAAAATTTATATTGCGCTCGACCACTATTCTCCAGTTTTGCAACACTATTCTGGG GTTATGGAGACCTTGAACATGATCAGGAAACACATAAGCACAACAAAGTGA
- the LOC109738530 gene encoding WPP domain-associated protein isoform X1, with protein sequence MWPCSLDFFPFSSSVSFGVPSNPSLANMAESSDVPLSGTNGSAVVQAESLGVPLSDTNGSASAHGEESLDVPVSDMNGSATVQDECSSEGNELIIVDEMDSLWDDVNTMVDISTFVTYSVIKGFVKDAEQEIGQQLASKDEEITLLNQKLLQLGNGSLSLPEGRDRKYDEIYSIRQQLDAISKSLLNSEWGLLGSQYNSDGAEDVSKQRGKEQPCRNGTTKEDSPRVPPEEVFGDLSCLKHMDQDALIAHFNKEMNHMKRQHDKVVQEKTEEIFTLKRKLLKKEGSNPWHLRNNKEFEQIRKKIGEVMARLDGLLLENNKRTTSGIKAETFAGQHDKSNALDSEIQQIHCAATNNQVEACAFLIQASHTTPIEPDHAEKIGMLESDIEDARMATIIREEIEMIVLREFVNEIEIRLHGNEMEYNMKQDICSVIQNEAVAEAVLNLNSALLKFNEERSCSEAVSTLQRQEIEKLKRAVDSFSKVVREKEAYQIKLGAMKGHMDLLSHRLDLLTVRVDKQDSCISEKNKEFDMIASRLEQALQDVRQNEIISSELLDRFRNATDSLKEVEKQNQYLRNVIQDKEKIFTSTIYKEKEFKERMTSLVESMREFENLVTYQQTIIANKIQHSESRFCLLKDQCKHLTKEGNLLKRKALRYKEISETRGSNLQKAELEVDLLGDEVEALTDLLAKIYIALDHYSPVLQHYSGVMETLNMIRKHISTTK encoded by the exons ATGTGGCCGTGTTCTCTAGATTTCTTTCCATTTTCTTCATCTGTTTCCTT TGGCGTGCCTTCAAATCCCAGCCTAGCAAACATGGCAGAGAGCTCGGATGTGCCACTCAGTGGCACCAATGGAAGTGCCGTTGTTCAGGCTGAGAGCTTGGGTGTGCCACTCAGTGACACCAACGGAAGTGCCAGTGCTCATGGTGAAGAGAGCTTGGATGTGCCAGTAAGTGACATGAATGGAAGTGCCACTGTTCAGGATGAATGTTCTTCGGAAGGAAATGAGTTAATCATCGTGGATGAGATGGACTCCTTGTGGGATGATGTAAATACCATGGTTGACATCTCAACATTCGTGACATACTCTGTCATCAAAGGGTTTGTAAAAGATGCAGAACAAGAAATAGGTCAGCAGCTTGCCTCCAAGGACGAAGAGATAACGTTGCTGAACCAAAAGCTGCTGCAGCTTGGAAATGGCAGCTTAAGTTTGCCTGAGGGTCGGGATAGAAAATATGATGAAATTTATAGTATTCGTCAACAGCTTGATGCGATTTCCAAGTCACTCTTGAATTCTGAGTGGGGGCTTTTGGGATCCCAGTATAACTCTGATGGTGCAGAAGATGTGAGTAAACAAAGAGGCAAGGAACAACCCTGTAGAAATGGTACAACAAAGGAAGACAGTCCTAGAGTCCCTCCTGAAGAGGTTTTTGGTGATCTGTCATGCCTGAAGCACATGGATCAGGATGCTTTGATAGCCCATTTTAATAAAGAGATGAATCATATGAAAAGGCAGCATGATAAGGTCGTGCAAGAGAAGACAGAAGAGATATTCACACTAAAGCGAAAACTGCTAAAAAAGGAAGGATCCAACCCATGGCATTTACGGAATAACAAAGAATTCGAGCAAATTAGAAAGAAAATCGGGGAAGTTATGGCAAGATTAGATGGCCTTCTCTTGGAGAATAATAAGAGAACCACTTCTGGCATCAAGGCAGAAACATTTGCTGGCCAACACGACAAGAGCAATGCTTTAGATTCTGAAATCCAGCAAATACATTGTGCTGCCACTAATAATCAAGTAGAAGCGTGTGCTTTTCTCATCCAGGCATCACACACTACACCCATAGAGCCAGATCATGCAGAGAAAATTGGAATGTTAGAATCTGATATTGAAGACGCCAGGATGGCAACCATCATTAGAGAAGAGATAGAGATGATTGTACTAAGAGAGTTCGTTAACGAAATAGAAATACGGTTGCATGGTAATGAGATGGAGTATAACATGAAGCAAGACATTTGTTCAGTCATTCAGAATGAAGCTGTAGCAGAAGCGGTGTTAAACCTCAACTCTGCATTGTTGaagttcaatgaggaaaggagctGCTCTGAAGCGGTATCGACTCTACAGAGGCAAGAGATTGAGAAACTGAAGCGAGCTGTTGACTCTTTCAGTAAAGTAGTGAGGGAAAAAGAGGCGTATCAGATCAAACTGGGAGCAATGAAGGGTCATATGGATTTATTATCCCATCGACTTGATTTACTTACAGTCAGAGTCGACAAGCAAGACTCTTGTATATCTGAAAAAAACAAGGAGTTTGATATGATTGCCAGCAGGCTGGAGCAAGCTCTGCAGGATGTACGTCAAAATGAGATCATTTCCAGTGAGTTGCTCGACAGATTTAGAAATGCTACAGACTCTCTAAAGGAGGTGGAGAAACAAAATCAATATTTACGTAACGTCATCCAAGATAAGGAGAAAATATTCACATCAACCATTTATAAAGAAAAGGAGTTCAAAGAACGCATGACAAGTCTTGTTGAATCTATGAGAGAGTTTGAGAATCTGGTTACATATCAACAAACTATCATTGCAAACAAAATTCAGCACAGTGAATCAAG GTTTTGTTTACTGAAAGACCAATGTAAACACCTCACGAAAGAAGGCAATCTTTTGAAAAGGAAGGCATTGCGATACAAGGAGATATCTGAGACAAGAGGCTCTAATCTTCAAAAGGCTGAGCTCGAG GTGGATTTACTTGGCGATGAGGTTGAGGCCTTAACGGATCTTCTTGCAAAAATTTATATTGCGCTCGACCACTATTCTCCAGTTTTGCAACACTATTCTGGG GTTATGGAGACCTTGAACATGATCAGGAAACACATAAGCACAACAAAGTGA